The following proteins come from a genomic window of Phacochoerus africanus isolate WHEZ1 chromosome 9, ROS_Pafr_v1, whole genome shotgun sequence:
- the LOC125136609 gene encoding glutathione S-transferase A1-like — protein sequence MTRVGEGLRRGQQEPPRTLSRSRGRAEGVRVHAFPVRAEGTWAGGRWGRSSTQPVLPDLCSWADPSLRQVLKSHGQDYLVGNKLSRADIQLVELLYYVEELDPSLLATFPLLKALKTRVSNLPTVKKFLQPGSQRKPPVDEESLEKARRIFKFKIKAGKSHSVYTRPIF from the exons ATGACCAGGGTAGGAGAGG GACTGAGGAGGGGACAGCAGGAACCCCCCAGGACCCTGTCAAGGAGTCGGGGGAGAGCAGAAGGTGTGAGGGTCCACGCCTTCCCAGTGAGGGCAGAGGGGACCTGGGCTGGGGGGCGGTGGGGCAGGAGCAGCACCCAGCCTGTGCTCCCGGACCTGTGCTCCTGGGCTGACCCCTCCCTCCGCCAGGTGTTGAAGAGCCATGGACAAGACTACCTTGTGGGCAACAAGCTGAGCAGGGCTGACATCCAGCTGGTTGAACTTCTCTACTACGTGGAAGAGCTGGACCCCAGCCTGCTGGCCACCTTCCCTCTGCTGAAG GCCCTGAAAACCAGAGTCAGCAACCTCCCCACGGTGAAGAAGTTTCTGCAGCCTGGCAGCCAGAGGAAGCCTCCCGTGGATGAGGAAAGTTTAGAAAAAGCAAGGAGgattttcaagtttaaaattaaagcagGCAAGAGCCACTCTGTTTACACGAGACCCATCTTCTGA